The DNA region CCCAGCCCGCGAGCACGTCCGTGGGGTAGTGCACCCCGAGGTACACCCGGCTCAGGCCGATCAGCACCGTGAGCAGCAGCGCGATGCAGATGACGTACACCTTCAGCCGCCGCTTCGGCACCAGCGCGGACACCTGCAGCGCGAGCGTGAGGTACACCACCGCCGAGAGCATCGAGTGGCCGCTGGGGAAGCTCGCGGTGAGCGTCTGCGTCAGGTGCGGCACCACGTCCGGGCGCGGGCGCGCGAAGCCCTCCTTCAGCAGCAGGCTCAGCGCGAGGCCCCCCAGCGTGGTGCCCAGCACCAGCCAGAGCGAGCGGCCCTTGCCCGAGAGCGCGAGGAAGCCCGCCACCGTGAGCGTGATGAACGCGAGCACCGGCACTCCACCCAGCGCCGTCGCGTCGCGCGCCGTCTCCGGCAGCCACAGGGGGCCCAGCGGGCGCGCCGGGTCCGCGGGGTCTCGCAGCGCGCGCACCACCTCGCGGTCCAGGTGCTGCGTCTCGCCCTCGTGCACCTCGTCGGCGATCTGCAGGAAGACCCAGAGCGCAGCGACCAGCAGCAGCAGGGTGAAGAAGAGCGGGCTGCCCACGGGGGCGCGGCGCAGGAGCGAGAGGGGAGAGGGGCGCACGGGACGAAGCTAGGTCCTCGGCGGCGCGCAGG from Aggregicoccus sp. 17bor-14 includes:
- a CDS encoding phosphatase PAP2 family protein translates to MRPSPLSLLRRAPVGSPLFFTLLLLVAALWVFLQIADEVHEGETQHLDREVVRALRDPADPARPLGPLWLPETARDATALGGVPVLAFITLTVAGFLALSGKGRSLWLVLGTTLGGLALSLLLKEGFARPRPDVVPHLTQTLTASFPSGHSMLSAVVYLTLALQVSALVPKRRLKVYVICIALLLTVLIGLSRVYLGVHYPTDVLAGWAAGLAWALLSALVARALRRRSPELAQEAAHPDAE